A genomic region of Roseateles amylovorans contains the following coding sequences:
- a CDS encoding ferritin-like domain-containing protein: MSQISSLSDLYVDELKDLWSSNDQMAKALKKIAPKATHPKLTKMLDAAQSGIASHTDLLKALIANQGEKVAKEHCKGMEGLVNEAMKHAIDHAPEKGPVLDAVIIAQYQRMTHYGITGFGTVAAFAKALRLQDDNKQLKAAVKDMIGADELMSELAEAAVNQEAAEH; this comes from the coding sequence ATGAGTCAAATCTCAAGCCTGTCCGATCTGTATGTCGACGAACTCAAGGACCTGTGGTCGTCCAACGACCAGATGGCCAAGGCGCTGAAGAAGATTGCCCCCAAGGCCACCCATCCGAAGCTGACCAAGATGCTGGATGCCGCTCAATCGGGCATCGCCAGCCACACCGACCTGCTCAAGGCACTGATTGCGAATCAGGGCGAAAAGGTGGCCAAGGAGCATTGCAAGGGCATGGAGGGGCTGGTGAACGAGGCGATGAAGCACGCCATCGACCATGCGCCCGAGAAGGGCCCGGTGCTCGATGCAGTGATCATTGCGCAGTACCAGCGCATGACGCATTACGGCATCACCGGCTTCGGCACCGTGGCCGCCTTCGCCAAGGCCCTGCGACTGCAGGACGACAACAAGCAGCTCAAGGCCGCCGTGAAGGACATGATCGGTGCCGATGAACTGATGTCCGAATTGGCGGAAGCCGCGGTCAATCAGGAAGCCGCAGAGCATTGA
- a CDS encoding PAS domain-containing protein, giving the protein MTASAPSPLPHTLRFLAGDSEMARRMRTHDWASTPLGAPATWPASLRTMVAMLLTTRHPAFIFWGPALLCLYNDAYSVSLGPEKHPRILGLPGKQAFPEIWPIVGADIEGVLAGGPATWHENQLVPIERNGRLEDVYWTYSYAGIDDSHAPNGVGGVLVLCTETTDQVLERQKTQSDLARLAQLFDQAPIFIAVLTGPEHRFAFVNPSYQRLVGQRELRGRTVAQALPEVVGQGYVQLLDGVYASGRAYAALAADVELHDDTTAEVHHRRLDFVYQPTVGASGEVDGILVVGVDVTERMDAEKALEVSEEQLRLATEASEVGLWDVDHVANTLYWPPRLRHMFGIFSDRPVTLEGDFYNGLHPDDRDAVFLAYNNARDPVQRAVYDVEYRTIGREDGLVRWVAAKGRGVFDEQGRCVRVIGTAVDITGRKRDEAKLRELNETLEQRLTEFLAERKVFADIVEGTDALIQVVAPDFRILAINRACADEFERVYGLRPQVGDHLLALLDAWPHHQAEVRAAWTRALEGDAFVDELEFGEPTLARRWYELHFHPLFASDGRRIGAYQFVYEVTARREAEARLARTEAALLQAQKMESIGLLTGGVAHDFNNVLQALNTRFELIRRRPDDLAHVHKWATSGVEVAQRGARLTAQLLTFSRRQAPDVRAVRLSALLDSMRDLLRTTLGPEVDCVIQCPDLWVHADATQMEMALLNLAINARDAMVGSGCFTVAVGLAAEPERVEIRAIDTGTGMSEAVIAKAFEPFFTTKDIGKGSGLGLAQVYSMADRVGGSVRIESDGRTGTSVIVSLRRATPPAEASAPALPAAIGSAMAGTDILVVDDDDHVRSSLVALLRGAGHRVEEASGGEAALAIIEQRPVDLLLCDFAMPGMNGVAVANLARATRPALRVVLMSGYADGNELRDAIGHGVTLLRKPFDAGAVQRALETATPRS; this is encoded by the coding sequence ATGACCGCTTCCGCCCCCAGCCCGCTTCCCCACACCTTGCGGTTCCTGGCCGGCGACAGCGAGATGGCCCGGCGGATGCGCACGCATGACTGGGCATCGACCCCACTCGGTGCGCCGGCCACCTGGCCCGCCAGCCTGCGCACCATGGTGGCGATGCTGCTCACGACGCGGCATCCCGCCTTCATCTTCTGGGGACCGGCGCTGCTGTGCCTGTACAACGACGCCTACAGCGTGTCGCTGGGACCGGAGAAGCATCCGCGCATCCTCGGCCTGCCGGGCAAGCAGGCGTTTCCCGAGATCTGGCCCATCGTGGGTGCCGACATCGAAGGCGTGCTCGCCGGCGGCCCGGCCACCTGGCATGAGAACCAGCTCGTGCCGATCGAGCGCAACGGACGCCTCGAAGATGTCTACTGGACCTATTCCTACGCCGGCATCGATGACAGCCACGCGCCCAACGGCGTCGGCGGCGTGCTGGTGCTGTGCACCGAAACCACCGATCAGGTGCTCGAGCGGCAGAAGACGCAGTCCGACCTGGCCCGGCTGGCCCAGCTGTTCGATCAGGCGCCGATCTTCATTGCGGTACTGACCGGCCCCGAGCATCGATTCGCCTTCGTCAATCCGTCCTATCAGCGCCTGGTCGGACAGCGCGAACTGCGCGGCCGCACCGTGGCGCAGGCGCTGCCGGAAGTCGTGGGGCAAGGCTATGTGCAGCTGCTGGACGGTGTCTACGCCTCCGGTCGGGCCTATGCCGCGCTGGCGGCGGATGTCGAGCTGCACGACGACACCACCGCAGAGGTGCATCACCGACGGCTGGACTTCGTCTATCAGCCGACGGTGGGAGCATCGGGCGAAGTGGACGGCATCCTGGTCGTCGGCGTCGATGTCACCGAGCGAATGGATGCGGAAAAGGCCTTGGAGGTCAGCGAGGAGCAGCTCCGGCTGGCCACCGAGGCCAGTGAAGTGGGCCTGTGGGACGTCGACCATGTGGCCAACACGCTCTACTGGCCGCCGCGCCTGCGCCACATGTTCGGAATCTTCAGCGACCGACCGGTGACCTTGGAAGGCGACTTCTACAACGGGTTGCATCCGGACGACCGAGACGCCGTGTTCCTGGCCTACAACAACGCCAGGGATCCCGTCCAACGGGCGGTGTACGACGTGGAATACCGCACCATCGGCCGCGAAGACGGCCTGGTGCGATGGGTGGCCGCCAAAGGGCGCGGTGTGTTCGATGAACAGGGCCGCTGCGTGCGGGTGATCGGCACCGCGGTCGACATCACCGGGCGCAAGCGCGACGAGGCCAAACTGCGCGAACTCAACGAAACGCTGGAGCAGCGTCTCACCGAGTTCCTGGCCGAGCGCAAGGTGTTCGCCGACATCGTCGAAGGCACCGATGCGCTGATCCAGGTGGTGGCGCCGGATTTCCGCATCCTCGCAATCAATCGGGCCTGTGCCGATGAATTCGAGCGGGTCTACGGACTCCGCCCGCAGGTGGGCGACCATCTGCTGGCGCTGCTCGATGCGTGGCCCCACCACCAGGCGGAGGTCCGAGCGGCCTGGACGCGTGCGCTGGAAGGCGACGCCTTCGTGGACGAACTTGAATTCGGCGAACCCACGCTGGCACGGCGGTGGTACGAGCTGCATTTCCATCCGCTGTTCGCCTCGGATGGCCGTCGCATCGGCGCCTACCAATTCGTCTATGAGGTCACCGCCCGTCGCGAGGCCGAAGCCCGACTCGCCCGCACCGAGGCCGCGCTGCTGCAGGCGCAGAAGATGGAATCCATCGGCCTGCTCACCGGCGGCGTGGCGCATGACTTCAACAATGTGCTGCAGGCCTTGAACACCCGGTTCGAGCTGATCCGGCGTCGACCCGACGATCTGGCGCATGTGCACAAATGGGCCACGAGCGGCGTGGAAGTGGCGCAGCGCGGCGCACGGCTCACCGCGCAGTTGCTGACCTTCTCGCGTCGTCAGGCGCCGGATGTGCGGGCGGTGCGACTGTCCGCGCTGCTGGACAGCATGCGCGACCTGTTGCGGACCACGCTGGGACCGGAGGTCGACTGTGTCATTCAATGCCCCGACTTGTGGGTGCATGCCGATGCCACGCAGATGGAGATGGCGCTGCTGAACCTGGCCATCAATGCCCGGGACGCGATGGTCGGCAGTGGTTGCTTCACCGTGGCGGTGGGCCTGGCGGCCGAGCCGGAACGGGTGGAGATCCGCGCCATCGACACCGGCACCGGCATGAGCGAGGCCGTGATCGCCAAGGCGTTCGAGCCCTTCTTCACCACCAAGGACATCGGCAAGGGCAGCGGTCTGGGACTGGCGCAGGTCTACAGCATGGCCGACCGCGTGGGGGGCTCGGTGCGAATCGAGAGTGACGGCCGAACCGGGACCTCCGTCATCGTCTCCCTGCGCCGTGCGACACCGCCGGCGGAGGCGTCCGCGCCGGCATTGCCCGCGGCCATCGGCAGCGCCATGGCGGGCACCGACATCCTGGTGGTGGACGACGACGATCATGTGCGCAGCTCCCTGGTGGCCTTGCTGCGCGGCGCCGGGCATCGGGTGGAAGAGGCCAGCGGCGGCGAGGCGGCGCTGGCGATCATTGAACAGCGTCCTGTGGACCTGCTGCTGTGCGACTTCGCCATGCCCGGCATGAACGGGGTGGCGGTGGCCAACCTGGCGCGGGCCACGCGTCCGGCGCTGCGGGTGGTGCTGATGAGCGGCTATGCCGACGGCAATGAGCTGCGCGACGCCATCGGGCACGGCGTGACCTTGCTCAGGAAGCCGTTTGACGCGGGGGCCGTGCAGCGCGCGCTGGAGACCGCCACGCCGCGCAGTTGA